A genomic segment from Aegilops tauschii subsp. strangulata cultivar AL8/78 chromosome 1, Aet v6.0, whole genome shotgun sequence encodes:
- the LOC109748710 gene encoding uncharacterized protein, with protein sequence MAGGQVAAHRAFLLCNYLLLGAASGCIFLTLSLRLVPSPCGLLLVFLHALTAVFAAAGCSGSFTTPAAGAGAQHTAHTAGAVLTAIFQGAAAVLAFTRTADFLTELQSYVREEDGTVILRLVGGLGTAIFVLEWASLALAFALRLSEDGGEEATDSGEYAKSWPSGYHV encoded by the coding sequence ATGGCTGGTGGGCAAGTAGCAGCGCACAGGGCGTTCCTGCTCTGCAACTACTTGCTTCTGGGCGCGGCGTCGGGCTGCATCTTCCTCACACTCTCGCTCCGCCTCGTCCCATCCCCGTGCGGCCTGCTCCTCGTCTTCCTCCACGCGCTCACCGCGGTCTTTGCCGCGGCTGGCTGCTCGGGCTCCTTCACTACCCCCGCAGCTGGCGCCGGAGCCCAGCATACTGCGCACACCGCCGGTGCCGTCCTCACTGCCATCTTCCAGGGCGCTGCAGCCGTGCTCGCATTCACCCGCACGGCTGACTTCCTCACCGAGCTGCAGTCGTATGTCCGGGAAGAGGACGGCACGGTCATCCTCAGGCTCGTTGGCGGTCTTGGCACCGCCATCTTCGTGCTCGAGTGGGCCTCGCTCGCGCTCGCCTTCGCTCTTCGGCTCAGCGAAGACGGCGGCGAGGAGGCAACCGACAGCGGCGAGTACGCCAAGAGCTGGCCCTCTGGCTACCACGTCTGA